A single genomic interval of Mucilaginibacter robiniae harbors:
- a CDS encoding thiamine pyrophosphate-requiring protein, whose protein sequence is MSKNVSEYIVDRLHAWGINRIFGYTGDGINGVMGALDKAQDKIEFIQVAHEENAAFMACGYAKFTGEVGVCMSTSGPGAIHMLNGLYDAKLDHQPVVAIVGQQSQLSLGATYQQEVDLISLFKDVAHEYVHMITDPAQARQVIDRAIRIAKAERTVTCVILPNDVQEMDAVEAPPRKHGSVFTGIGHSIELPVPPSSELQKAAAVLNAGKKIAILAGIGAKDAAEELKQLADVLGAGIAKALLGRAILPDDLPYVTGAIGLLGTSASWELMSECDTLFMIGTGFPYSEFLPKEGQARAVQIDIDPKMVSLRYPTEVNLIGDSKATLKALLPLLQYHEDRSWRESIEKNVADWWKVVEAKSKVEAKPLNPQLVVQELSSRLPDRCIVTADSGSSASWFARNLKFREGMMASLSGSLATMCPGVPYITAAKFAYPDRVPIAIIGDGAMQMLGINGMITISKYYKKWSDPRLIILVLNNQDLNMVTWEQRVTNGNPEFVGSQSIPDFHFAQYAELLGLKGIKIDKPEQIGPAWDAALSADRPTLIEAMVDPSVPPLPPHITFNQMVNFTKTLIKGDDKEKDVIRQSFKDLLQEILH, encoded by the coding sequence GGTGATGGTATTAACGGAGTAATGGGCGCTTTAGATAAAGCCCAGGATAAAATTGAATTCATTCAGGTTGCACACGAAGAAAACGCGGCTTTTATGGCCTGTGGCTACGCCAAGTTTACCGGCGAAGTAGGCGTATGTATGTCAACCTCCGGCCCAGGCGCTATACACATGCTGAATGGCTTATATGATGCTAAGCTTGACCACCAACCTGTAGTGGCTATTGTAGGTCAGCAATCGCAATTATCATTAGGCGCTACATACCAACAGGAAGTAGATTTAATTTCCTTGTTTAAAGATGTGGCTCATGAATATGTACACATGATTACCGACCCGGCCCAAGCGCGTCAGGTAATTGATCGCGCTATCCGCATTGCTAAAGCTGAACGTACGGTAACCTGCGTAATTCTTCCGAATGATGTTCAAGAAATGGATGCGGTAGAGGCGCCGCCACGTAAACACGGTAGTGTATTTACGGGCATTGGCCATAGCATTGAATTACCTGTTCCGCCATCATCTGAATTACAGAAAGCTGCTGCCGTTTTAAATGCAGGTAAAAAGATAGCCATATTGGCCGGTATTGGTGCTAAAGATGCCGCCGAAGAACTAAAGCAACTGGCTGATGTATTAGGTGCCGGTATTGCTAAAGCTTTATTAGGTCGTGCCATTTTACCTGATGATTTGCCTTATGTTACTGGTGCAATTGGCTTGCTGGGGACTAGTGCCAGCTGGGAACTAATGTCCGAGTGTGATACTTTATTCATGATAGGTACAGGTTTCCCTTATTCAGAATTTTTACCGAAAGAAGGACAAGCCCGTGCAGTACAGATTGATATTGACCCTAAAATGGTGAGCCTGCGTTACCCAACCGAAGTAAACCTGATTGGCGACAGCAAAGCTACCTTAAAAGCCTTATTACCATTGTTACAATATCATGAAGACCGCTCATGGCGTGAAAGCATTGAGAAAAATGTAGCCGATTGGTGGAAAGTGGTAGAAGCCAAATCGAAAGTTGAAGCTAAACCATTGAACCCACAGTTGGTAGTACAAGAACTATCATCACGTTTACCCGACCGTTGTATTGTAACGGCCGATTCAGGTTCATCAGCCAGCTGGTTTGCGCGTAACTTGAAATTTAGAGAAGGCATGATGGCTTCGCTATCTGGCTCATTGGCTACCATGTGCCCGGGGGTACCTTATATTACGGCTGCCAAGTTTGCTTATCCTGACCGTGTGCCAATTGCTATTATTGGTGATGGTGCTATGCAGATGCTGGGCATTAATGGCATGATTACCATTTCTAAGTATTACAAGAAATGGAGCGATCCGCGCCTGATTATCCTGGTACTGAACAATCAGGATTTAAATATGGTAACTTGGGAACAACGCGTAACCAATGGTAACCCTGAATTTGTGGGTTCACAATCTATTCCTGATTTCCACTTTGCGCAATATGCAGAGCTGCTAGGTTTGAAAGGTATCAAGATTGACAAACCAGAGCAAATTGGTCCGGCATGGGATGCCGCTTTGTCGGCTGACCGCCCTACCTTGATTGAAGCCATGGTTGACCCATCAGTGCCACCGCTGCCACCACATATTACCTTTAACCAGATGGTAAACTTTACCAAAACCTTGATTAAAGGCGACGACAAAGAAAAAGACGTAATCCGCCAGTCGTTTAAAGATTTATTGCAGGAAATACTGCATTAA
- a CDS encoding malate:quinone oxidoreductase, whose amino-acid sequence MSNNQLNKNTEADVVLIGAGIMSATLGAMLKELQPDLTIEMFERLDTMAAESSDAMNNAGTGHSAFCELNYTPELSDGTVDISKAIKIAEQFETTKEFWSFLVEQKLLPEPKSFITPVPHMSFVWGDDNVAYLKKRYEALAKHHLFAGMQYSEHTDQLMQWIPLVMEGRDKSLKVSATKMDLGTDVNFGALTNSLFDYMQKQSGVNLHLQHDVTNVKRNKDQSWKVSVKNLKSGSSRTLNAKFVFIGAGGGALHLLQKSGIPESKGFGGFPVSGQWLVCHNESVIERHQAKVYGKASVGSPPMSVPHLDTRMINGKKALLFGPYAGFSTRFLKQGSLWDLFGSIKLSNIAPMMKAGIDNIPLTRYLVSQVTQSQDDRMEALREYFPHARPEDWSLDIAGQRVQVIKKDPKKGGVLEFGTEVVTAADGSIAALLGASPGASTSVSIMIQLIERCFKDKAQSPEWQAKFKRMIPSYGQSLAKNVQLANEARERTSKILQLVK is encoded by the coding sequence ATGAGTAATAACCAACTTAATAAAAATACGGAAGCTGACGTAGTTTTAATCGGGGCTGGCATTATGAGCGCTACTTTGGGCGCCATGCTGAAAGAACTACAACCCGACCTGACCATTGAAATGTTTGAAAGGCTGGATACCATGGCCGCCGAAAGCTCGGATGCGATGAACAATGCCGGTACAGGCCACTCGGCTTTTTGCGAGCTGAACTATACGCCAGAACTTTCTGATGGTACGGTAGATATTTCGAAGGCCATCAAGATTGCGGAACAGTTTGAAACTACTAAAGAATTCTGGTCGTTTTTGGTAGAGCAGAAATTATTGCCCGAGCCTAAATCATTCATTACCCCCGTGCCGCACATGAGTTTTGTGTGGGGTGATGATAATGTAGCTTACCTGAAAAAGCGTTATGAAGCATTGGCTAAACACCACTTGTTTGCCGGTATGCAATACTCTGAACATACCGACCAGCTGATGCAGTGGATTCCGCTCGTAATGGAAGGCCGCGACAAATCATTGAAAGTATCGGCAACCAAAATGGATTTAGGTACCGACGTAAACTTTGGTGCCTTAACTAACAGTTTGTTCGATTACATGCAGAAACAATCGGGCGTAAACTTGCATTTGCAACACGATGTAACCAACGTAAAACGTAATAAAGACCAAAGCTGGAAAGTTTCGGTTAAAAATTTAAAATCTGGCAGTAGCCGTACCTTAAACGCCAAGTTTGTATTTATCGGTGCTGGTGGTGGTGCATTACATCTGCTACAAAAATCTGGCATCCCAGAAAGCAAAGGCTTTGGCGGTTTCCCGGTAAGTGGACAATGGCTGGTTTGCCACAATGAATCAGTTATTGAACGGCACCAGGCTAAGGTATATGGTAAAGCTTCGGTAGGTTCGCCACCTATGTCAGTTCCTCACCTGGATACCCGGATGATTAATGGTAAAAAGGCTTTACTATTTGGCCCGTATGCTGGTTTTTCTACCCGTTTCCTGAAGCAGGGTTCTTTGTGGGATTTATTTGGCTCCATCAAACTGAGCAACATAGCCCCTATGATGAAAGCCGGTATTGACAATATTCCGCTTACCCGTTACTTAGTTAGCCAGGTTACCCAATCGCAAGATGATCGTATGGAAGCGTTGCGTGAATATTTCCCGCATGCTCGTCCGGAAGATTGGAGTTTAGATATTGCCGGTCAACGTGTACAGGTAATTAAAAAAGATCCTAAAAAAGGCGGCGTACTTGAATTTGGTACTGAAGTAGTTACCGCTGCCGATGGTAGCATTGCCGCTTTACTGGGTGCATCACCAGGTGCATCTACATCAGTTTCTATCATGATTCAGCTGATTGAACGCTGCTTTAAAGATAAAGCTCAATCACCGGAATGGCAGGCTAAGTTTAAACGCATGATTCCGTCTTACGGACAATCGCTGGCTAAAAACGTGCAACTGGCTAATGAAGCTCGCGAACGTACCAGCAAGATTCTGCAACTGGTAAAATAA
- a CDS encoding RecQ family ATP-dependent DNA helicase, translating into MTITQILQHYWRHDQFRPLQQEIIESVMQGQDTLALLPTGGGKSICYQVPAMAKEGICLVISPLIALMKDQVDNLKAKGIDAIAIVSGMGKREVDIALDNCIYGPVKFLYLSPERLQSDLVRERIKYMKVSLIAVDEAHCISQWGYDFRPPYLHIADLRQLLPKTPVLALTATATTEVKADIQEKLLFKATNVFQLSFERKNISYLVQYEENKLRKMLDIVRGVKGTGIIYVRSRKETTEMAKFLTAYGFEADYYHAGLTADLRSAKQEQWKANSTRIIVATNAFGMGIDKPDVRFVIHKDLPESLEAYYQEAGRAGRDEQKAFAVLLFNQADQQKQEKKFELSFPTLEEIKQTYHYLANYYQLAYGAGEGLSFDLDLAEFCSRFKQDALKTLNALKFLEQAEYLSFNESVFLPSRFRFEVYNEELYNFQIQNPAWDPFIKTLLRSYGGAFDNFVRIREFDVSKRTNLNVQQVIDALQQLHDFGVLNYQRQTDKPQVTYLKPRQTSEHLLIDKRYMDQRKAVYQKKMEAIIAYAQHKQCRSQQLLAYFGELNAPKCGVCDICLQEKRQQGAGQLQEMIVDDILQLLNSGPADLEHLVNTIKQGQKAERLTAIRQLLDSGRIKTNGEKYYL; encoded by the coding sequence ATGACCATAACGCAAATACTTCAACATTACTGGAGGCACGATCAGTTCAGACCCTTACAGCAGGAGATAATTGAATCGGTAATGCAGGGGCAGGATACTTTGGCTTTGCTGCCTACCGGTGGTGGTAAATCTATTTGCTATCAGGTGCCGGCTATGGCTAAAGAAGGGATTTGCCTGGTGATTTCGCCGCTGATTGCCTTGATGAAAGATCAGGTAGATAATTTAAAAGCGAAAGGTATTGATGCCATTGCTATTGTATCGGGCATGGGCAAGCGTGAGGTAGATATTGCTTTAGATAATTGTATTTACGGGCCGGTTAAGTTCCTGTATCTATCGCCCGAGCGCCTGCAATCTGATTTAGTGCGCGAACGCATTAAATACATGAAGGTAAGCCTGATTGCAGTAGATGAAGCCCATTGTATATCACAATGGGGATATGATTTCAGGCCGCCTTACCTGCATATTGCCGATTTGCGACAATTACTGCCTAAAACACCTGTGCTGGCGCTTACCGCTACGGCCACTACTGAAGTAAAAGCTGATATTCAGGAAAAGTTATTGTTTAAAGCTACCAATGTATTTCAGCTTAGCTTCGAACGCAAAAACATTAGTTACCTGGTGCAGTATGAAGAAAACAAGCTGCGGAAAATGCTCGATATTGTACGTGGTGTAAAAGGTACAGGCATTATATATGTACGTAGCCGCAAGGAAACTACCGAGATGGCTAAGTTTTTAACCGCTTACGGTTTTGAGGCCGACTATTACCATGCTGGCCTGACTGCCGATTTACGCTCGGCTAAGCAGGAGCAGTGGAAGGCCAATAGTACCCGAATAATTGTAGCTACCAATGCATTCGGAATGGGGATTGATAAGCCGGACGTGCGTTTTGTAATTCATAAAGACTTGCCCGAAAGTTTGGAAGCGTATTACCAGGAAGCAGGTCGGGCTGGGCGCGATGAGCAGAAAGCGTTTGCCGTACTGTTGTTTAACCAAGCTGATCAGCAAAAGCAAGAAAAGAAGTTTGAACTTAGCTTCCCGACGTTGGAAGAAATTAAACAAACTTATCATTACTTGGCTAACTACTATCAACTGGCTTATGGGGCAGGCGAGGGGTTAAGCTTTGATTTGGATTTGGCCGAGTTTTGCAGCCGCTTTAAGCAGGATGCCCTGAAAACGTTGAACGCTCTGAAGTTTTTAGAGCAAGCCGAATACCTGTCGTTTAATGAAAGCGTGTTTTTGCCATCACGATTTAGGTTTGAGGTTTATAATGAAGAGTTGTATAACTTTCAAATACAAAACCCGGCATGGGATCCTTTCATCAAAACCTTATTACGCTCGTATGGTGGTGCTTTTGATAACTTTGTACGCATACGCGAGTTTGATGTATCAAAGCGCACCAACCTTAACGTGCAGCAGGTTATAGATGCTTTGCAGCAACTGCATGATTTTGGTGTGCTCAATTATCAGCGCCAAACTGATAAACCACAGGTAACCTACTTAAAACCTCGCCAAACCTCCGAACACCTCTTGATTGACAAGCGGTATATGGACCAGCGCAAAGCCGTTTACCAAAAGAAGATGGAAGCTATTATTGCTTATGCTCAGCACAAGCAATGCCGCAGTCAGCAACTGTTGGCTTATTTTGGTGAACTGAATGCACCCAAATGCGGCGTATGTGATATTTGCCTGCAAGAAAAGCGCCAGCAAGGTGCCGGTCAGTTGCAGGAGATGATTGTAGATGACATACTACAACTGCTTAATAGCGGCCCGGCCGATTTAGAACATTTGGTGAACACGATTAAACAAGGTCAGAAAGCGGAGCGCTTAACCGCCATACGCCAGCTTTTAGATAGCGGCAGGATAAAAACTAATGGTGAGAAGTATTACCTATAA
- a CDS encoding sensor histidine kinase has product MSTPNPYQRKKRWKYLLLIFAVIIASSSLLYTQYLVKNIAKSERTRAQVWAITMKQILSTDDNDQLNYFFEVRDSLTVPALVTDEKGDFKFQRGLDTNKTFIPTQGITELAGKKKYDLAYFQGELSIMKDQHRPIKIKVPESFGGYWLVYYKDSLLLTELRIFPYIQLTIIAVFLVVAYTAFSSARKSEQNQVWVGLAKETAHQLGTPISSLLAWIELLKDKFDAEDDPLIAEMANDVQRLEIVADRFSKIGSKPVLEPHSVYAVVKDFMDYFKVRVSDKISFELNGNPQFMASLNVPLFAWVVENLLKNAVNAIEGKGSIKVNINSSKTKNLIYIDVIDTGKGIARSKFKTVFRPGYTTRKRGWGLGLSLTKRMVENYHNGQIFVKDSELGKGTTFRIILKKVKDDQPTAA; this is encoded by the coding sequence ATGAGCACCCCCAACCCCTATCAACGAAAAAAACGCTGGAAATATTTACTGCTGATTTTTGCCGTCATTATTGCCAGCAGCTCTTTATTATATACCCAGTACCTGGTTAAAAATATAGCCAAATCAGAACGTACCCGCGCTCAGGTTTGGGCTATTACCATGAAGCAGATTTTATCAACCGATGATAACGATCAGCTTAATTACTTTTTTGAGGTACGTGATAGTTTAACTGTACCAGCCCTGGTTACCGATGAAAAAGGAGATTTTAAGTTTCAGCGCGGGTTAGATACCAACAAAACTTTTATCCCAACTCAAGGCATTACAGAGTTAGCCGGCAAAAAGAAGTATGATTTGGCTTATTTTCAAGGGGAGTTAAGCATTATGAAAGATCAGCACCGCCCTATTAAGATTAAGGTGCCAGAATCTTTTGGAGGGTATTGGTTGGTTTACTACAAAGATTCTTTGCTGCTTACCGAACTACGTATCTTCCCTTACATACAGCTTACTATTATTGCTGTGTTTTTAGTGGTCGCCTATACGGCATTTAGTTCGGCACGTAAATCAGAGCAAAACCAGGTTTGGGTAGGTTTGGCTAAAGAGACAGCGCATCAGCTGGGTACGCCTATATCTTCATTGCTGGCTTGGATTGAACTATTGAAAGATAAGTTTGATGCCGAGGACGACCCACTCATAGCTGAAATGGCTAATGATGTGCAACGATTGGAAATTGTGGCTGACCGATTTTCAAAAATTGGCTCAAAGCCCGTGTTGGAGCCACATTCGGTATATGCCGTGGTAAAAGATTTTATGGATTACTTTAAGGTGCGTGTTAGCGATAAAATTAGCTTTGAGCTTAATGGCAACCCGCAATTTATGGCCAGCTTGAATGTACCCTTATTTGCTTGGGTAGTTGAAAACCTGCTAAAAAATGCGGTGAATGCCATTGAAGGTAAAGGCAGCATTAAAGTGAACATCAACAGTAGCAAAACCAAAAACCTGATTTATATTGATGTGATTGATACCGGTAAAGGTATTGCCAGATCTAAATTCAAAACGGTTTTCAGGCCTGGTTACACTACCCGTAAACGTGGCTGGGGCTTAGGCCTGTCGTTAACCAAGCGTATGGTAGAAAACTATCATAATGGGCAAATTTTTGTAAAAGATTCGGAACTGGGCAAAGGCACTACTTTCAGAATTATATTAAAGAAGGTAAAAGATGATCAACCAACCGCAGCCTGA
- a CDS encoding DinB family protein: MINQPQPDEYAPFYANYISLASQGNTIETLTRLKDSTYNFFISLPAGKGDFAYAEGKWTIKEVLGHLIDSERIFAYRTLRFIRNDQTNLPGFDQDLFVTNAHFNERDLNDLALEFKTVRESNLYFFRTITEPDSLKTGLANGNIISVRALLYIAAGHELHHLHILNERYL, encoded by the coding sequence ATGATCAACCAACCGCAGCCTGATGAGTATGCTCCTTTTTACGCCAACTATATAAGCTTGGCTAGTCAAGGCAATACCATAGAAACACTTACCCGGCTTAAAGACAGCACTTATAACTTTTTCATAAGCTTACCAGCAGGCAAAGGCGACTTTGCTTATGCCGAAGGCAAATGGACCATTAAAGAAGTATTGGGTCACTTAATTGACTCGGAACGTATTTTTGCTTACCGTACACTCCGCTTTATTCGCAACGATCAAACCAATTTACCGGGCTTTGATCAGGATTTATTTGTAACCAATGCCCACTTTAATGAACGCGATTTGAATGATTTGGCATTGGAATTCAAAACCGTACGTGAATCTAACTTATATTTTTTCCGCACCATTACTGAACCTGATTCATTGAAGACTGGCTTAGCCAATGGTAATATTATATCTGTCAGGGCGCTGCTCTATATTGCGGCCGGCCATGAATTACACCATCTGCATATTTTAAACGAAAGGTATTTGTAA
- a CDS encoding DUF6249 domain-containing protein, giving the protein MGVSKELVGILVPLGFFAMVFGIVYLYKRERMAMIERGMDPRRYKPQSAPYQNLKWGLLLIGAGLGMFFAFLLDETVFAHTDNDNDVIYTALVAIFGGAGLLLSYLIEKKDMHKDKDKVEVHVPEKIYE; this is encoded by the coding sequence ATGGGAGTCTCTAAAGAATTAGTCGGAATTTTGGTGCCACTTGGCTTTTTTGCTATGGTGTTCGGCATTGTATACTTATACAAACGTGAACGTATGGCGATGATTGAACGCGGGATGGATCCACGCCGTTATAAACCACAATCAGCACCCTATCAAAATTTAAAATGGGGGTTATTATTGATTGGTGCAGGCTTAGGTATGTTCTTTGCCTTTTTACTGGATGAAACAGTTTTTGCACATACAGATAACGATAACGATGTAATTTATACCGCCTTGGTGGCTATATTTGGTGGTGCAGGTTTGTTATTATCTTACCTGATTGAAAAGAAAGATATGCATAAAGACAAAGATAAAGTTGAAGTTCACGTACCTGAAAAAATTTACGAGTAA
- a CDS encoding RNA polymerase sigma factor yields the protein MQSKLSDIELITETLSGNQSAYADLVKRHQRFVFTLAMRFAKSREDAEEIAQDSFIKAYRSLQNFQGQSKFSTWLYSIVYTTAMTFLRKKKLDTSSIDDENNFIQLENQSGGFDNNSAENKSRSYYLNQAIEQLSADDALLITLFYKGEQSLEEIAATLGIEPNNVKVKLFRARQRLKEKLERNLQHEVKELL from the coding sequence ATGCAAAGCAAGCTCTCCGATATAGAATTAATTACCGAAACGTTGTCGGGCAACCAATCAGCCTATGCTGATCTGGTAAAGCGCCATCAGCGTTTTGTATTTACGCTGGCTATGCGTTTTGCCAAAAGCCGTGAAGATGCTGAAGAAATTGCACAAGATAGCTTTATAAAAGCATACCGTTCATTACAAAACTTTCAGGGGCAGTCCAAATTCAGTACCTGGTTGTACAGCATTGTATATACCACCGCCATGACCTTTTTACGAAAGAAAAAGCTGGATACTTCATCTATTGATGATGAAAATAATTTCATACAGCTAGAAAATCAATCGGGCGGCTTTGATAATAATAGTGCTGAAAATAAATCCAGGTCATACTACCTGAACCAGGCTATTGAGCAATTATCGGCAGATGATGCTTTATTAATTACCTTATTTTACAAAGGCGAACAAAGTTTAGAAGAAATTGCAGCTACGTTAGGGATTGAACCTAATAATGTGAAAGTGAAACTATTTAGAGCACGCCAGCGTTTGAAAGAAAAGCTAGAACGTAATTTACAACACGAAGTAAAAGAGTTACTATGA
- a CDS encoding anti-sigma factor, whose protein sequence is MNNIEEKLWSYIDGTCTPEEQQAIIRLIEDDEVYRHQYQQLLAFNQELQAIELDEPSMAFTYNVMEAIRTEEAQKPLKAAINPHIIKAIAGFFIVSILALLGIALANMNWSAPGSSLTVPVDLKSLLPVKSYTNGSALRIFLFFDVVLVLFLADGYLRRKANLAR, encoded by the coding sequence ATGAACAACATAGAAGAAAAACTATGGAGCTATATAGACGGCACCTGTACGCCTGAAGAACAGCAAGCCATAATCCGGCTGATTGAAGATGATGAGGTTTACCGCCACCAATACCAGCAACTACTGGCTTTTAACCAGGAGTTGCAAGCTATTGAGTTGGATGAACCATCTATGGCTTTCACTTATAACGTGATGGAGGCCATTCGTACCGAAGAAGCCCAAAAACCTTTAAAGGCAGCTATTAACCCGCACATTATAAAAGCCATTGCCGGATTTTTTATAGTAAGCATTTTAGCCTTATTAGGTATTGCCTTAGCAAACATGAACTGGTCGGCACCAGGCAGCAGCTTAACCGTACCTGTTGATCTGAAATCATTATTGCCTGTAAAAAGCTATACCAATGGTTCAGCGTTACGAATTTTCTTGTTTTTTGATGTTGTACTCGTACTATTTCTGGCCGATGGTTATTTACGTCGGAAGGCTAATTTAGCTCGCTAG
- a CDS encoding DUF2911 domain-containing protein, with the protein MKKLFAPLMLLVTGSMLQAQAQELKLPQPSSTQTVTQDFGLGKINLTYSRPNVHGRKIFGGLLPYGEVWRTGANTATVINFTDAVTIDGHQIPAGEYALFTIPNPKEWTIILNKSTKQWGAYSYKEGDDVLRFKVKPAHLNSLLETFTMQFANVEPSTADLHLMWERTDVILHLTTDVDTRAMANIDAAMQGEKKPYYAAAMYYYNTNKDLNKALGWITEAEKTNPKSPVYKVWKARIQLKMGNKAAAITTAQEGAQLAKEAKNEEYARLNEAVIAQAK; encoded by the coding sequence ATGAAAAAGTTATTTGCTCCGCTTATGCTGCTGGTTACAGGCAGTATGCTGCAGGCCCAGGCTCAGGAGCTTAAATTACCTCAACCCAGTTCAACACAAACCGTTACGCAAGATTTTGGCTTAGGTAAAATTAACCTTACCTACTCTCGCCCAAATGTACATGGCCGCAAAATATTCGGAGGTTTGCTACCTTATGGTGAAGTATGGCGTACTGGTGCCAACACGGCTACCGTTATTAACTTTACTGATGCGGTAACTATAGATGGTCACCAGATACCAGCCGGTGAGTATGCCTTGTTTACCATACCCAACCCTAAGGAGTGGACGATTATATTAAATAAAAGCACCAAGCAATGGGGCGCTTACAGCTATAAAGAAGGTGATGATGTATTACGCTTTAAAGTAAAACCAGCTCATTTAAACAGCCTGCTGGAAACCTTTACTATGCAATTTGCCAATGTGGAGCCCTCAACTGCCGATTTGCATTTGATGTGGGAACGTACTGATGTAATCCTGCATCTGACTACAGATGTAGATACCCGTGCCATGGCGAATATAGATGCGGCTATGCAAGGCGAAAAGAAGCCTTACTATGCTGCCGCCATGTACTATTACAATACCAATAAAGACCTGAACAAAGCTTTGGGTTGGATTACCGAAGCAGAAAAAACGAACCCGAAAAGCCCGGTATATAAAGTTTGGAAAGCCCGCATTCAGTTAAAGATGGGTAATAAAGCTGCTGCTATAACTACTGCCCAGGAAGGTGCACAACTAGCTAAAGAGGCCAAAAACGAAGAGTATGCTCGTTTGAATGAAGCCGTAATTGCACAAGCTAAATAA
- a CDS encoding IS1182 family transposase, with protein MGGKIVFKEYDPDQLTFLPYKLEELVPTGHPVRIVKQVVDAVDVKPINRKYKGGGASSSHPRLMLKLLVYGYLTNTYSSRKLEEQAAQNVHFMWLLGMKKPDHNTINRFRSEKLSGVLKQIFSQIVLLLEQEGIVSLKEAVFTDGTKIESAANKYTFVWGKNIKANKDKMKAQLDELWGYAQSIAAEELKDTAPLEYSEINPEKVKETISKINAALDDKEDVDKKVKQKLNYAKKHWPESLARYDEQEKLLAGRNSMSKTDPDATFMRMKEDHMLNGQLKPAYNLQISTQEQFILNYTLHQTSTDYQTLSSHIEQYQALYKDLPKAIVADAGYGSDENYGVLARKGIEAYIKYNTFDKEQKDGIKAFSNDSLHYNEAENYLVCPIGQWMAHIGNGQRVTSSGFVQLISLYRAQNCEGCPMRGVCHTTQGNRVVEINHSLRQHKQAAKERLNTEQGINLRKRRPADVEPVFAQLKHNHGFRRFLLKGMSKAEVEIGLLSIAHNLRKWKT; from the coding sequence ATGGGAGGCAAGATAGTCTTTAAGGAATATGATCCAGACCAGTTAACGTTTTTACCGTACAAACTGGAGGAACTGGTACCGACAGGTCATCCGGTCCGTATCGTTAAACAGGTCGTGGACGCGGTAGATGTCAAACCGATCAACCGGAAGTACAAAGGCGGCGGGGCGTCAAGTTCCCATCCCCGGCTGATGCTGAAGCTGCTGGTTTACGGCTATCTGACCAATACTTATTCCTCACGCAAACTGGAAGAACAGGCCGCGCAGAACGTACACTTCATGTGGCTTTTAGGGATGAAAAAGCCCGACCACAACACCATCAACCGTTTTCGCAGCGAGAAGTTGTCAGGCGTCTTAAAGCAGATCTTCTCACAAATCGTGTTGCTGCTCGAGCAGGAAGGTATCGTATCCTTGAAAGAAGCCGTTTTTACTGATGGTACCAAGATCGAATCAGCGGCGAACAAGTACACCTTCGTATGGGGCAAAAACATCAAGGCGAATAAAGATAAGATGAAAGCCCAGCTTGATGAACTGTGGGGTTATGCGCAAAGCATTGCCGCCGAAGAACTAAAAGATACAGCGCCCTTGGAATATAGTGAGATCAACCCGGAGAAAGTAAAGGAAACCATCTCAAAGATCAATGCAGCCTTAGATGATAAAGAAGACGTAGACAAAAAAGTAAAGCAAAAGCTGAACTACGCAAAGAAGCACTGGCCGGAGAGCCTGGCACGGTATGACGAGCAGGAAAAGTTATTAGCCGGCCGTAACAGCATGTCAAAGACCGACCCGGATGCCACCTTCATGCGGATGAAGGAAGACCATATGCTGAACGGACAACTTAAGCCGGCCTATAACCTGCAGATATCCACCCAGGAGCAATTCATCCTTAATTATACCCTGCATCAAACCTCAACCGATTACCAAACCTTGTCTTCCCATATTGAACAATACCAAGCCTTATATAAAGACCTGCCCAAAGCCATTGTTGCCGACGCCGGCTACGGATCGGATGAGAACTACGGTGTGTTAGCGCGAAAAGGCATTGAGGCTTACATCAAATACAATACGTTCGATAAGGAACAAAAGGACGGTATCAAAGCGTTCAGTAACGACAGCCTGCATTATAACGAAGCGGAGAATTACCTTGTTTGTCCGATAGGTCAATGGATGGCGCATATCGGTAACGGTCAGCGAGTCACTTCATCTGGTTTTGTACAACTGATCAGCCTTTACCGTGCCCAGAACTGTGAAGGTTGCCCGATGCGTGGTGTTTGCCATACTACACAGGGTAACCGGGTCGTTGAGATCAACCACAGCCTAAGACAACATAAACAGGCAGCCAAAGAACGGTTGAATACAGAACAGGGTATCAACCTCAGGAAACGAAGGCCGGCCGATGTGGAACCGGTATTCGCCCAATTAAAGCATAACCATGGCTTCAGACGATTCCTGCTGAAAGGGATGTCCAAGGCCGAGGTCGAAATCGGCTTATTATCCATCGCACATAACCTAAGAAAATGGAAAACCTGA